In a single window of the Candidatus Poribacteria bacterium genome:
- a CDS encoding CRTAC1 family protein gives MQTFVFSCVLVCLCIAAEADVKFTDVTDASGIEFRHFTGATGERYMPETMGAGCAFLDYDADGHLDILLANGTSLIPEGPVDTPKLYRNAGNGQFVDVTEAAGLNVPMYGMGIAAADYDNDTDLDIYFTNVGKNRLFRNNGDRTFTDVTEFAKIGDTGWSTSAAFFDADKDGWLDLFVCNYVEWTPETDVKCTVNPTGKKQYRTYCTPTVYPGQSCRFYRNQGSGRFTDMTSQAGLYNPIGKSLGVTLLDYNHDGWIDLAVANDTEPNFLYRNNGDGTFTDEAVLMGVAFSETGKARGSMGIDAADVYNNGGTAIIIGNFSNEKTGFFYAEPDAVYFTDRTDRAGIGKLSYRSLTFGILFFDCDLDGALDLFCVNGHIEPEALRYQQHIPYAQRPSLFRNQQDGRFREITKAAGLDRIGVGRGCAYGDYDNDGDVDLLVSNNGVTKDYGGVWLLRNDSEPSSNYLRVRVMGTRSNRDGIGTRVRLTLGDSVQQQIVRTGGSYCSQSEMTLTFGLGKNKAVTQLEILWPSDEIDQSVELEANQLIEVVEGF, from the coding sequence ATGCAGACTTTTGTTTTCTCGTGCGTTCTTGTCTGTTTATGTATTGCAGCGGAGGCAGATGTAAAATTTACGGATGTCACTGATGCGTCGGGTATTGAATTCCGACATTTTACGGGGGCAACCGGTGAACGTTATATGCCTGAGACGATGGGAGCAGGCTGCGCTTTTTTGGACTACGACGCAGATGGCCATTTGGACATTCTGCTCGCAAATGGGACGAGTTTGATCCCTGAAGGTCCCGTGGATACCCCGAAACTCTACCGAAACGCAGGGAATGGACAGTTTGTTGACGTCACTGAGGCAGCAGGACTCAACGTGCCGATGTACGGCATGGGGATAGCGGCTGCTGATTATGATAACGATACCGACCTCGATATCTATTTTACCAATGTAGGTAAAAACCGACTCTTCCGCAATAACGGCGATAGAACTTTCACAGATGTCACCGAATTTGCCAAGATAGGCGATACCGGTTGGTCGACAAGTGCAGCCTTCTTCGATGCCGACAAAGACGGTTGGTTGGATCTGTTCGTTTGCAACTACGTTGAATGGACACCTGAAACAGATGTTAAGTGCACGGTAAATCCGACGGGCAAGAAACAATACAGAACCTATTGCACGCCCACCGTCTATCCAGGTCAATCCTGTCGTTTCTATCGCAACCAAGGCAGTGGTAGGTTTACCGACATGACATCGCAGGCAGGATTGTATAATCCAATAGGTAAATCACTCGGTGTAACGCTCTTGGATTACAATCATGACGGATGGATCGACCTCGCGGTGGCGAACGATACTGAACCTAATTTTTTATATCGCAATAACGGCGATGGCACATTTACCGACGAAGCCGTGTTAATGGGAGTCGCCTTCAGTGAGACAGGGAAAGCACGCGGAAGCATGGGGATTGACGCAGCGGATGTCTATAACAATGGCGGCACCGCAATCATTATCGGTAATTTTAGTAATGAGAAAACAGGATTTTTTTATGCGGAACCAGATGCGGTTTACTTTACAGATAGAACGGATAGAGCAGGAATTGGAAAACTAAGTTACCGTTCTTTGACGTTTGGAATCCTGTTTTTCGATTGCGATTTGGATGGAGCACTCGACCTGTTTTGCGTTAATGGACATATTGAGCCGGAGGCACTGCGATATCAGCAGCATATCCCTTATGCACAACGCCCTTCACTCTTCCGAAACCAGCAGGACGGCAGGTTTCGAGAGATCACAAAGGCTGCGGGGCTTGATCGTATAGGTGTTGGACGCGGGTGCGCTTATGGCGATTACGATAACGACGGTGATGTGGACCTTCTCGTAAGTAATAACGGCGTTACCAAAGATTACGGCGGTGTATGGCTCCTGCGTAACGATAGTGAACCTTCATCTAATTATCTCCGAGTGAGGGTAATGGGCACCCGTAGTAATCGCGATGGAATCGGGACGCGTGTTCGGTTAACTTTGGGGGATAGCGTTCAACAGCAAATCGTCCGGACCGGCGGTAGTTACTGTTCTCAAAGCGAAATGACATTGACCTTCGGATTGGGGAAAAATAAAGCGGTTACGCAACTTGAAATCCTATGGCCCTCTGATGAGATAGACCAGTCCGTAGAACTTGAGGCGAATCAACTCATAGAGGTCGTCGAAGGTTTTTAA